The Maridesulfovibrio salexigens DSM 2638 region TGAAACTCCCGGTCTGGGCGGGGAAGTTGATAACCCCAACTGGAAGATTCTCTGGGTGGACAAAAAGGTCTACAGCGAGAACGGCGATCCGGTTCTTGACGTTATTAAGGGGGCTGTAAGCGCGGAAGATCCTAAGGCTCAATATAAAGTTGACGGTCTTGCCGGAGCTACCCTGACAGCTAACGGTGTTGAGAATCTGGTGCGCTACTGGCTGGGCGAGGGCGGTTTTGCCCCGTACCTGAAGCGGCTAGCTGCCGAGGGAGGAGAACAGAATGGCTAAGTTCAAAGAAGTATTGCTCAAGCCGCTTCTGGAGGACAACCCCATCGCGGTCCAGATTCTCGGTATCTGCTCTGCGCTTGCGGTAACTACCAAGCTGGAAACGGCCTTTGTTATGAGTCTTGCGGTTATCTTTGTTACTGCGGCTTCCAACGTTTCGGTCAGTTCCATCAGGCAACATATCCCTTCGAGTATTCGTATCATCGTCATGATGACCATTATTGCCACGCTGGTAATCATCGTGGACCAGTTCCTCAAAGCCTTTGCTTACGGAATAAGCAAGCAGCTTTCGGTCTTTGTCGGACTTATCATCACCAACTGCATCGTCATGGGGCGCGCAGAGGCTTTCGCCATGCAAAATACCCCTAAGATGAGTCTTGCAGATGGTATCGGTAACGGATTGGGATATGGTTTGATTCTGATCATCGTGGCTTTCCTGCGCGAGTTCTTCGGTTCGGGCAAGATTTTCGGTCTCAGCGTTTTTAAGCTGACATCGGAAGGAGGCTGGTATGAACCTAATGGTCTCATGCTCTTGCCGCCCAGCGCGTTCTTCATCATCGGGCTGCTTATCTGGTCGGTGAATGTCTACGAAAAGCGGAAGAACAAACGCTAAGCAAGGAGTGAATCGTGGAACATTTAGTTAA contains the following coding sequences:
- a CDS encoding NADH:ubiquinone reductase (Na(+)-transporting) subunit D — protein: MAKFKEVLLKPLLEDNPIAVQILGICSALAVTTKLETAFVMSLAVIFVTAASNVSVSSIRQHIPSSIRIIVMMTIIATLVIIVDQFLKAFAYGISKQLSVFVGLIITNCIVMGRAEAFAMQNTPKMSLADGIGNGLGYGLILIIVAFLREFFGSGKIFGLSVFKLTSEGGWYEPNGLMLLPPSAFFIIGLLIWSVNVYEKRKNKR